A genomic segment from Syntrophotalea acetylenivorans encodes:
- the obgE gene encoding GTPase ObgE — MQFIDEVKIHVTAGDGGRGCLSFRREKFIPMGGPDGGDGGDGGDVIFQVDEGLGTLLDLRYKVRYKAKRGGHGMGANRHGKNGEDLLICVPPGVLIYNHETGELLADLKERGQRFVAAKGGQGGRGNARFKTSTNRAPRHVQPGLPGEEIWLRLELKLLADVGLVGMPNAGKSTLISAISSAKPKIADYPFTTLVPNLGVVGYGGYQSFVVADIPGLIEGASEGHGLGTRFLRHIERTDLFLHLVDLSDLQEGDPVECFDTINRELERHNPRLLDKPQLVVLSKADVTEVREQADEIAAVFAERGFKTLLISAVTKEGLDELVACVAQELSRLRSGEDFDEFGPA; from the coding sequence ATGCAGTTTATAGATGAAGTAAAAATTCACGTCACTGCCGGTGACGGCGGCCGCGGTTGCCTCTCCTTTCGACGGGAGAAGTTTATTCCCATGGGGGGGCCGGACGGTGGTGACGGCGGTGACGGCGGCGACGTCATTTTTCAGGTCGACGAGGGTTTGGGAACCTTGCTTGATCTGCGCTACAAGGTCCGCTACAAAGCCAAGAGGGGCGGCCACGGCATGGGCGCCAACCGCCATGGAAAAAATGGCGAGGATCTTCTGATCTGTGTGCCGCCGGGAGTATTGATCTATAACCACGAAACGGGTGAGTTGTTGGCCGACCTCAAAGAGCGGGGCCAGCGGTTCGTAGCCGCCAAGGGCGGTCAGGGAGGTCGTGGAAACGCCCGTTTTAAGACCAGCACCAACAGGGCGCCCCGCCATGTGCAACCGGGGCTGCCCGGTGAGGAGATCTGGCTGCGCCTGGAACTCAAATTGCTGGCAGATGTCGGTCTGGTCGGTATGCCCAACGCCGGTAAATCGACCCTGATTTCTGCCATATCCTCCGCCAAGCCGAAGATCGCCGACTATCCCTTTACTACTTTGGTGCCCAATCTCGGAGTGGTGGGTTACGGCGGGTATCAGAGCTTTGTTGTTGCAGATATCCCCGGTCTCATAGAGGGTGCCAGCGAAGGGCACGGCCTGGGTACCCGGTTTTTGCGTCACATCGAGCGTACCGACCTGTTCCTGCATCTGGTCGATTTGTCTGACCTGCAGGAGGGAGACCCGGTGGAATGCTTCGATACCATCAATCGGGAGCTGGAGCGTCACAACCCCCGGTTGCTGGATAAGCCTCAGCTGGTCGTCTTGAGCAAGGCCGATGTCACCGAGGTGCGCGAGCAGGCCGATGAGATTGCTGCGGTCTTTGCTGAGCGGGGTTTCAAAACCCTGCTGATTTCGGCGGTGACCAAAGAGGGCCTCGATGAACTGGTGGCTTGCGTTGCTCAGGAACTGTCCAGACTGCGTTCCGGCGAGGATTTTGACGAGTTCGGTCCGGCTTGA
- a CDS encoding TIGR03960 family B12-binding radical SAM protein: MKNYTNQDQLFDRVSRPSRYLGGELGTVSKDLASVEVSFVLAFPDVYEVGMSHIGLPMLYHAVNSLDWAVAERVYAPWPDMAAELRKNGLPLTSLESQRSLAEFDLLGFTLQHELSYTNLLAMLELAGVPLRRDQRDEQAPLVVVGGPCATNPEPLADFVDCAVIGDGEEAVADLCRAVREAKRAGSSRAQLLQALADIDGVYVPSLFDVSYHDDGRIAELRPLRTDYTKVRRRVLADLAAVDYPVTPIVPFMNTVHNRVAVEIARGCTRGCRFCQAGYIGRPLRERSLEEIVDVIDRSLRHSGYDEVSLLSLSTGDYSCIGPLLKGLMDRYREERIAVSLPSLRVGSLTSDLMEEIKKVRKTGFTLAPEAGSERLRQLINKGISEEDLLIAADNAFSLGWRIIKLYFMIGLPTEQEADLDAIVDLAARVKRIGKGTPGGADVNVSVSTLVPKPQTPFQWQRQIGIDETLAKQDTLRQKLRSKKLRLKWHEAQLSFVEGVFARGDRRLAPVLERALALGCRFDSWREHFRFDLWQQAFADCGIDPEWYLRERATDEILPWDHIDCGVTRQYLLDEWQQALSGNATIDCRDGGCTGCGVCDFETVRMRYATDPGQKTALETLPSAVMASDSSEDEQPCKVRLWVSKLGRGRFVGHLEFMTVVHRAVRRAGLPIRYSGGFHPAPQISFPDALPTGVESEAEIIDFKLRHPVGVQDLMAALNAQLPAGFAVEKAESVPWKTPAPSLCIEETIYSIPLGDQAPADLAERIARFMAAEEVYATRLKKGREQLVEVRAGVVDLQWCDGILRLKMSKGSPTLLAGHLLDLAPEKTAVLGLRKTDVRLCAPLSDEPVIG, from the coding sequence TTGAAGAATTATACAAATCAAGATCAGTTGTTTGACCGGGTCAGTCGGCCCAGTCGGTATTTGGGCGGCGAGCTCGGAACGGTATCCAAGGACCTTGCGTCAGTAGAAGTTAGTTTTGTCCTGGCCTTTCCCGACGTCTATGAAGTAGGCATGAGCCATATCGGTCTGCCGATGCTCTACCATGCGGTCAACAGCCTCGATTGGGCCGTTGCAGAACGCGTTTATGCGCCCTGGCCCGATATGGCCGCCGAGTTGCGCAAAAACGGTCTCCCCTTGACGTCTCTGGAGTCTCAACGGTCCCTCGCAGAATTCGATTTGCTCGGTTTTACCCTGCAGCATGAGCTGTCCTATACCAATCTGTTGGCCATGCTGGAGCTGGCTGGTGTGCCGCTGCGTCGTGACCAGCGCGATGAGCAGGCTCCCCTGGTGGTGGTCGGTGGGCCCTGTGCCACCAATCCGGAACCCTTGGCCGATTTCGTCGATTGCGCGGTGATTGGCGATGGTGAGGAGGCTGTCGCCGACCTTTGCCGGGCGGTTCGCGAGGCCAAGCGAGCCGGCAGCTCGCGGGCACAACTGCTCCAGGCGTTGGCTGATATTGACGGAGTCTATGTGCCGTCCCTGTTCGATGTTTCCTATCATGATGATGGCCGCATCGCTGAGTTGCGGCCGTTGCGCACTGATTATACGAAAGTACGGCGCAGGGTGCTGGCCGATCTGGCGGCGGTCGACTATCCGGTAACGCCCATCGTGCCCTTTATGAATACGGTGCATAATCGGGTGGCGGTGGAGATCGCCCGGGGCTGTACCCGCGGTTGCCGGTTTTGCCAGGCCGGTTACATCGGCCGTCCGCTGCGAGAGCGAAGCCTGGAAGAGATTGTCGATGTCATCGATCGCTCCCTGAGGCATTCGGGTTACGATGAAGTTTCCCTGCTTTCCCTGTCGACGGGTGATTACAGCTGCATCGGTCCGTTGCTCAAGGGGCTGATGGATCGTTACCGGGAAGAGCGGATTGCCGTTTCATTGCCCAGTTTGCGCGTCGGTTCGCTGACAAGCGACCTGATGGAAGAGATTAAAAAGGTCCGTAAAACAGGTTTTACGTTGGCGCCCGAAGCCGGTAGCGAACGTCTGCGGCAATTGATTAATAAAGGCATCAGCGAAGAGGACCTGCTGATCGCGGCCGACAACGCCTTTTCTCTCGGCTGGCGAATTATAAAGCTTTATTTCATGATCGGCCTGCCGACGGAACAAGAAGCCGATCTGGATGCCATTGTCGATCTGGCGGCACGGGTTAAGCGTATCGGCAAAGGAACTCCCGGCGGCGCCGATGTGAACGTTTCGGTTTCGACCCTGGTGCCTAAGCCCCAGACCCCTTTTCAGTGGCAGCGTCAGATCGGTATCGACGAAACCCTGGCTAAGCAGGATACGCTGCGGCAGAAGCTGCGCAGTAAAAAGCTGCGTCTTAAGTGGCATGAGGCGCAACTCTCCTTTGTCGAGGGGGTCTTTGCCCGCGGCGACCGGCGTTTGGCTCCGGTGCTGGAGCGCGCCCTGGCCCTCGGCTGCCGTTTCGACAGCTGGCGGGAACACTTTCGCTTCGATCTCTGGCAGCAGGCTTTTGCCGATTGCGGCATCGATCCGGAATGGTATCTGCGCGAGCGTGCCACCGATGAAATTCTGCCCTGGGATCATATCGATTGCGGGGTCACCCGGCAATATCTGCTTGACGAGTGGCAACAGGCCTTGAGCGGTAACGCAACCATCGATTGCCGGGATGGGGGATGCACCGGGTGCGGTGTGTGCGATTTTGAGACGGTGCGGATGCGTTACGCTACCGATCCCGGTCAGAAAACAGCCCTTGAAACCCTGCCCTCCGCAGTCATGGCCTCGGATTCGTCGGAAGATGAGCAGCCGTGCAAGGTGCGGCTGTGGGTAAGTAAACTGGGCCGGGGCCGGTTTGTCGGCCATCTGGAATTCATGACCGTGGTTCATCGGGCGGTGCGACGGGCGGGATTGCCGATCCGCTATTCCGGTGGTTTCCATCCGGCTCCGCAGATTTCCTTTCCTGACGCCTTGCCGACCGGGGTCGAGAGTGAGGCAGAGATTATCGATTTCAAGCTACGGCACCCTGTGGGTGTGCAGGATTTGATGGCGGCTTTAAATGCCCAGCTGCCCGCCGGATTTGCGGTGGAAAAGGCAGAATCCGTGCCCTGGAAGACGCCGGCGCCGTCGCTGTGTATCGAGGAGACGATCTATAGCATTCCGTTGGGTGATCAGGCTCCGGCAGACCTGGCGGAGCGCATTGCCCGCTTTATGGCTGCTGAAGAGGTCTATGCAACGCGCCTGAAAAAGGGTCGCGAGCAGCTGGTTGAGGTGCGAGCCGGCGTGGTCGACCTGCAATGGTGCGACGGGATCCTGCGACTGAAGATGAGCAAAGGCAGTCCGACTCTGCTGGCGGGCCACCTGCTTGATCTGGCGCCGGAAAAGACGGCCGTTCTCGGACTGCGCAAGACAGATGTACGGCTGTGTGCCCCTCTTTCAGACGAACCTGTTATCGGTTAG
- a CDS encoding Rne/Rng family ribonuclease — protein sequence MTKELVINTTSHETRVALLENGHIAELYIERIRERGIVGNIYKGKVLRVLPGMQAAFVDIGLEKAAFLYVADVLDEVQGVERYIDEGSALAEGGKEEAPILPPIQDLLQEGQEVLVQVSKEPIGTKGARITAHISLPGRHLVYMPTVDHVGISRRIENEEEKERLRQLVEEIRPEGAGFIVRTVSEGKSEEDLRSDMEFLSGLWQDICGLQRRNPAPSLIYSDLDVISKVLRDILTEDVRRIVVDSKREYGKIVQFIETFMPSLEYSIELYQGQEPVYEALGLETEIARALNTRVWLKSGGYIIIEQTEALTAIDVNTGRFVGKRNLEDTILKTNLEAVREVAFQLRLRNLGGLIIVDFIDMEKETHREKVYLALEEALRPDRAKTNILKISELGLVEMTRKRVRENLARTLCEPCPYCEGKGYVKSRPTMVYEIFRQLRRDIGSLPGKQVNLLVHPDLASLICDEERCEIDDLETHSGKQIAITARFDYHREQFDIVAS from the coding sequence ATGACCAAAGAGCTGGTCATCAATACCACTTCCCATGAGACGCGAGTGGCGCTTCTGGAGAACGGCCACATTGCCGAACTCTATATCGAGCGCATCCGCGAAAGGGGGATCGTCGGCAATATTTACAAGGGCAAGGTACTGCGGGTGTTGCCCGGTATGCAGGCCGCTTTTGTCGATATCGGCCTGGAAAAGGCCGCCTTTCTTTATGTCGCGGATGTCCTCGATGAAGTTCAGGGGGTTGAACGCTATATCGACGAGGGCAGCGCCCTGGCCGAGGGCGGCAAGGAGGAGGCGCCGATTCTGCCCCCCATTCAGGACTTGCTACAGGAAGGCCAGGAGGTCCTGGTACAGGTTTCCAAAGAACCTATCGGCACCAAGGGGGCGCGAATCACGGCTCATATCTCCCTTCCGGGCCGGCATCTGGTCTATATGCCGACCGTCGATCATGTCGGGATTTCCCGGCGTATCGAAAACGAGGAAGAGAAAGAGCGCCTGCGCCAGCTGGTCGAAGAGATTCGCCCGGAAGGAGCGGGCTTTATCGTCCGCACCGTTTCCGAAGGCAAGAGCGAAGAGGACCTGCGCTCCGATATGGAGTTTTTGTCGGGACTGTGGCAGGACATCTGTGGCCTGCAACGGCGCAACCCGGCTCCCAGCCTGATCTATTCCGATCTCGATGTGATCAGCAAGGTGTTGCGGGACATCCTCACCGAAGACGTACGGCGCATTGTTGTCGATTCCAAGCGGGAATATGGCAAGATCGTGCAGTTTATCGAAACCTTTATGCCCAGCCTGGAGTACAGCATCGAGCTGTACCAGGGTCAGGAGCCGGTGTACGAAGCCCTCGGTCTCGAAACGGAAATTGCCCGTGCACTCAATACGCGAGTGTGGCTGAAGAGCGGCGGCTACATCATTATCGAGCAGACCGAGGCCCTGACCGCCATCGATGTTAATACCGGCCGCTTCGTCGGCAAGCGCAACCTTGAAGACACGATTCTCAAGACGAACCTTGAGGCTGTGCGAGAGGTTGCTTTCCAGTTGCGGTTGCGCAATCTCGGCGGGCTGATCATCGTCGACTTTATCGATATGGAAAAAGAGACCCACCGGGAAAAAGTGTATCTGGCTCTTGAGGAGGCTCTGCGTCCCGATCGCGCCAAGACCAATATTCTTAAAATATCCGAGTTGGGGTTGGTGGAGATGACCCGTAAGCGGGTGCGTGAGAACCTGGCCCGAACCCTCTGCGAGCCCTGCCCCTATTGTGAGGGCAAGGGTTACGTCAAGAGTCGCCCTACCATGGTCTATGAGATCTTCCGCCAGTTGCGGAGAGACATCGGCAGTCTGCCCGGAAAGCAGGTGAACCTGCTGGTTCATCCCGACCTCGCTTCCTTGATTTGTGACGAAGAGCGCTGCGAAATCGACGATCTGGAGACCCACTCGGGTAAGCAGATCGCGATCACTGCGCGTTTTGATTATCATCGGGAGCAGTTCGACATCGTGGCCAGTTAA
- the rpmA gene encoding 50S ribosomal protein L27, whose product MAHKKAGGSSKNGRDSIGKRLGVKRYGGQQVTAGSILVRQRGTTIHPGNNVGCGKDYTLFALVDGVVTFERKGKDKKKVSVYTA is encoded by the coding sequence ATGGCTCATAAAAAAGCTGGTGGCAGTTCAAAGAACGGCCGCGACAGTATTGGCAAGCGCCTTGGCGTGAAGCGTTACGGCGGCCAGCAAGTAACTGCCGGGTCGATTCTGGTGCGGCAGCGCGGCACCACTATCCATCCTGGCAACAATGTCGGTTGCGGCAAGGATTACACTCTGTTCGCCCTGGTGGACGGAGTCGTTACCTTTGAACGCAAGGGCAAGGACAAGAAGAAGGTCAGCGTATACACGGCCTGA
- the proB gene encoding glutamate 5-kinase codes for MRKELLAQVKRVVIKVGSGVLVGQDGVDPAIIEALVKDLCKVVEQGYEVLLVSSGAVATGKGDLGIVGRPPTIPLKQAAAAIGQSRLMRYYKDAFRTCGRRVAQILLTRDDLANRRRFLNARNTLMTLLEYGIIPIINENDTVVVDEIRFGDNDNLSALVTNLAESDLLVILSDVDGLYDSNPRTNPQARLINKIEHITPEIEGMAGGAGSEVGTGGMATKIEAAKRASLYGVSTVIVNGRQPHVLSRLFAGEELGSWFLPAVDRLNARKHWIAFTKKIRGRLLLDEGAHQALADKGKSLLPSGIIEVEGNFERGDAVRLCDAEGREFARGIINYSQAELVRIQGHNSQDIEELLGYQYGAEVVHRDNLVLKKRAGQRAAICKE; via the coding sequence ATGCGCAAAGAGCTTCTCGCACAAGTTAAGCGTGTCGTCATCAAGGTCGGCAGTGGTGTACTGGTCGGCCAGGACGGGGTCGACCCCGCCATTATCGAAGCGTTGGTTAAGGATCTCTGCAAGGTTGTCGAGCAGGGCTACGAGGTGTTGCTGGTCTCTTCCGGCGCGGTTGCTACCGGCAAGGGCGATCTTGGCATCGTCGGCCGGCCCCCTACCATCCCCCTGAAGCAGGCGGCGGCCGCCATCGGTCAAAGCCGGTTGATGCGCTATTACAAAGACGCTTTCCGTACTTGTGGCCGGCGGGTTGCGCAGATTCTGCTGACTCGGGACGACCTGGCCAATCGGCGGCGATTTCTCAATGCCCGCAATACCCTCATGACGCTGCTTGAATACGGCATCATTCCCATCATTAACGAGAACGACACTGTGGTGGTGGATGAAATCCGTTTTGGCGACAACGATAATCTGTCGGCACTGGTGACCAATCTGGCCGAATCCGATCTTCTGGTCATCCTTTCCGATGTCGATGGTCTCTACGACAGTAATCCCCGCACGAATCCCCAGGCCAGGTTGATCAATAAGATCGAGCATATCACTCCGGAGATCGAAGGCATGGCCGGGGGGGCCGGCAGCGAGGTCGGTACCGGCGGCATGGCGACCAAGATCGAGGCGGCTAAGCGGGCGTCTCTCTACGGCGTTAGCACGGTCATTGTCAACGGTCGTCAGCCTCATGTGCTGTCCCGATTGTTCGCCGGCGAGGAGCTGGGCAGCTGGTTTTTGCCCGCGGTTGACCGTCTCAATGCCCGCAAACACTGGATCGCCTTTACCAAAAAGATTCGTGGCCGGTTGTTGCTCGACGAGGGGGCGCATCAAGCGCTGGCAGACAAAGGTAAGAGCCTGCTTCCTTCGGGAATCATCGAGGTCGAGGGGAACTTTGAGCGTGGCGATGCGGTACGGCTTTGCGATGCTGAGGGGCGGGAGTTCGCCCGGGGCATCATCAACTATTCGCAGGCAGAGCTGGTGCGCATTCAAGGACATAATTCTCAGGATATCGAAGAACTGCTTGGCTACCAGTACGGTGCCGAGGTGGTTCATCGGGACAATCTGGTATTGAAAAAGCGGGCTGGGCAACGGGCCGCTATCTGCAAGGAGTAA
- the rplU gene encoding 50S ribosomal protein L21, which yields MYAVIKTGGKQYKVSEGDLLKIEKIEGAVGDTIALDEVLMVGGEEVKIGTPLLPEAKVTARIVEQGKDKKVLVFHHKRRKGYRKTYGHRQPLTRLQITGIQA from the coding sequence ATGTATGCGGTGATCAAGACCGGAGGAAAACAATACAAAGTATCCGAAGGCGATCTGCTCAAGATCGAGAAGATTGAAGGCGCGGTGGGTGACACTATCGCGTTGGACGAGGTCCTCATGGTCGGCGGAGAAGAGGTTAAAATCGGAACACCTCTATTGCCAGAAGCGAAAGTCACGGCGCGCATTGTGGAGCAAGGCAAGGACAAGAAAGTCCTGGTATTCCACCACAAGCGACGCAAGGGCTATCGCAAGACCTATGGACACCGTCAACCTCTCACCCGCCTGCAAATTACAGGCATTCAGGCTTAA